From a single Methylacidiphilum kamchatkense Kam1 genomic region:
- a CDS encoding lysylphosphatidylglycerol synthase transmembrane domain-containing protein: MKSDRNDRRLLLEAREEQLECELKKKSINPEKESLHAAAVDFSDLQQKPIERKKESKNFWGIVLKTLISFSLLFYLGSKLNWQKFFAYCQSIDLILLSFAFIFCALQTILSSLRWKILLYALNIPIKGWTAFELAMIGKFFNAALPGGTSGDFVRIYYAMELFPRNKTAVSVSILFDRLIEGVMLLVLGSLFGLLFYRQLNDQPLLQKAVLFLLGLTLLTLLFLATLPMLLKFGIQLSQRYLEKWKRLEQVLKDILHVLDAFKDCYGRILAACILSIGVHLSAILMFVFVAASLHMHLPLWLLAVVMVEITLIVFLPISISGLGVREGAVVLLLGSYGISPELALGFSLLSFSVGILWSLIGGVFFLAWKKNKNNSVSLPTK, translated from the coding sequence TTGAAAAGCGATCGTAATGATAGAAGGCTCTTATTAGAAGCTAGAGAAGAACAATTGGAGTGCGAGTTGAAAAAAAAATCGATAAACCCTGAAAAAGAATCTTTGCATGCAGCTGCAGTCGACTTCAGTGATCTTCAACAAAAGCCAATTGAGAGAAAAAAGGAAAGTAAAAATTTTTGGGGGATTGTACTCAAAACCCTCATTTCTTTTTCTCTTCTTTTTTATTTAGGTTCAAAGCTCAACTGGCAGAAATTTTTTGCTTATTGCCAATCGATCGATCTTATACTGCTTAGTTTTGCCTTCATATTTTGTGCCTTACAAACTATTCTTTCTTCTCTGCGCTGGAAAATCCTGCTTTATGCTTTGAACATTCCTATTAAGGGTTGGACAGCCTTTGAACTAGCAATGATTGGAAAATTTTTCAACGCTGCCTTACCAGGGGGAACCAGCGGGGATTTTGTGAGGATCTATTATGCTATGGAGCTTTTCCCGAGGAACAAAACGGCAGTGTCTGTTTCCATCCTTTTTGATAGACTGATTGAAGGGGTGATGCTTCTTGTCTTGGGATCTCTCTTTGGGCTATTGTTTTATAGACAACTCAATGATCAACCTTTGCTTCAAAAAGCGGTTCTTTTTCTTTTAGGTCTCACTCTTTTAACTCTTTTATTTTTAGCTACCCTTCCTATGCTTCTGAAATTTGGCATCCAGTTATCGCAAAGATATCTGGAAAAATGGAAAAGGCTAGAACAGGTCCTTAAGGATATTCTCCATGTTTTAGATGCCTTTAAGGATTGCTATGGTCGAATCTTGGCCGCTTGTATTCTTTCTATAGGAGTGCATCTATCGGCCATTCTAATGTTTGTTTTTGTAGCTGCCTCCCTTCATATGCACTTGCCTCTATGGCTTCTAGCGGTGGTGATGGTTGAGATCACCCTTATCGTATTCCTTCCGATCAGCATCTCGGGTCTAGGCGTAAGAGAAGGAGCAGTAGTGCTATTGCTTGGTTCTTATGGCATCAGCCCAGAACTTGCTTTGGGTTTTTCATTACTATCTTTCAGCGTTGGAATACTCTGGAGCTTAATTGGAGGAGTATTTTTCTTGGCTTGGAAAAAAAATAAAAACAACAGCGTTTCTCTTCCTACCAAATAA
- a CDS encoding DNA recombination protein RmuC, translating into MKADWNLKKQEFKEIVLPIEKSLEALDQQIKTLESKREGAYSSLSAHLTHLSVAYKELHESAIKLEQSLKSPLVRGSWGEYQLQRLVEMAGMKEHVSYIPQPPDADKRADMIIYIPGNRKIYVDAKTPMGAYLEAMTADNETTRKIKLKEHLAAVKERIRDLGKKDYGQNQTDAFEYVIMFLPNEGLLSVSFEADPEIFQYALERKVLLASPINFLALLKAIALGWQQQQMTEEVEKIAHEIKELYSSFVELMELLNRLRKALGSSMEAFNKIATLCQGKIIPSTKKIKTSGAFSEEVGDVPEIESTLKDIPPQSS; encoded by the coding sequence ATGAAAGCGGACTGGAATCTAAAAAAACAAGAATTCAAAGAAATAGTCTTACCGATTGAAAAAAGCCTGGAAGCCTTGGATCAACAGATAAAAACCTTGGAAAGCAAAAGGGAAGGAGCTTATAGCTCACTGAGCGCTCATTTAACCCATCTATCCGTGGCTTACAAAGAACTCCATGAATCAGCAATAAAACTGGAACAATCTTTAAAATCTCCTCTTGTAAGAGGATCATGGGGAGAATATCAACTCCAGCGTCTTGTAGAAATGGCCGGAATGAAAGAACACGTCTCCTATATTCCACAGCCTCCGGATGCAGACAAAAGAGCTGATATGATCATCTATATCCCTGGGAATAGAAAGATATATGTGGATGCAAAAACGCCGATGGGAGCCTATCTTGAGGCTATGACAGCGGATAACGAAACCACAAGAAAAATAAAATTAAAGGAGCATCTGGCAGCGGTCAAGGAAAGAATCAGAGACTTAGGGAAAAAAGACTATGGTCAGAATCAAACCGATGCATTTGAATATGTCATCATGTTCTTACCAAATGAAGGGCTTCTATCTGTTTCTTTTGAAGCAGATCCAGAAATATTTCAATATGCCCTAGAAAGAAAAGTCCTTCTTGCTTCACCGATCAATTTTCTTGCCTTGCTCAAAGCAATTGCTCTTGGCTGGCAACAACAACAAATGACTGAAGAGGTCGAAAAAATTGCCCATGAAATCAAAGAGCTTTACAGTTCTTTTGTAGAGCTCATGGAACTATTAAACAGACTCCGCAAAGCATTGGGAAGCTCGATGGAGGCTTTCAACAAAATTGCAACCCTCTGCCAGGGAAAAATCATTCCTTCGACAAAAAAAATTAAAACGAGTGGAGCATTTTCCGAAGAGGTGGGTGATGTCCCTGAAATCGAATCCACTCTTAAGGACATACCGCCCCAGTCGTCCTAG
- the rplQ gene encoding 50S ribosomal protein L17 translates to MRHQKRTQKLGRDSQHRAALLANLAVELIEHKRIKTTLAKAKALRPFAEKLVSLAKKGTLHARRLVVSRIHDKKAARILFNDIASQMQNRNGGYTRILKLGNRLSDASEMALIEWTEGQVVETSQKTPEKT, encoded by the coding sequence ATGCGACATCAGAAAAGAACACAGAAATTAGGTAGGGATTCTCAGCATAGGGCCGCGTTACTTGCTAATCTGGCCGTAGAGCTTATTGAGCATAAAAGAATAAAAACGACTTTAGCCAAGGCTAAAGCGTTGCGTCCATTTGCCGAAAAATTGGTTAGCCTTGCAAAAAAGGGAACACTCCATGCTAGGCGACTCGTCGTCAGTAGAATCCATGATAAGAAAGCTGCTCGGATTCTTTTTAATGATATTGCTTCTCAGATGCAAAACAGAAATGGCGGCTATACACGAATTTTGAAACTAGGCAATAGACTATCGGATGCTTCGGAAATGGCATTGATTGAATGGACAGAAGGTCAAGTGGTGGAAACGAGCCAAAAGACTCCCGAAAAAACCTAA
- a CDS encoding DNA-directed RNA polymerase subunit alpha, with amino-acid sequence MAIRLGRFEMPRSIVKDETVSNATFGRYIIEPFESGYGHTLGNSLRRILLSSLEGAAIASVKIDGVMHEFTSIPGVVEDVIDIVLNLKKVLIKMPDRETRTFRIDVLKEGPVTAADIQVDPGVEIVNPEQLICTLDQKKHLMMELEVKVGRGFLLGEYNKKPDQSIGVIPIDCLFSPVRHVKYEVENTRVGQRTDYDRLIFEIWTDGRIGPDEAIVQAAAILQHHLDVFVQFGKEPVEFEKPKPPVKEEENRLRKILNMSVNEIELSVRAANCLNNANITTVGQLAMKTEAEMLKYRNFGKKSLNEIKEKLAALGLSLGMKFDPSILEQPEEKTYRE; translated from the coding sequence ATGGCTATACGTTTAGGAAGATTTGAGATGCCCCGTTCCATCGTCAAAGATGAAACGGTATCGAATGCGACCTTTGGTCGTTATATCATTGAACCCTTTGAGTCGGGATATGGTCATACCTTAGGTAATTCGTTGCGCCGTATCCTCTTGTCATCTTTAGAGGGAGCGGCCATTGCCTCGGTGAAAATCGATGGGGTTATGCACGAATTTACCTCTATTCCTGGGGTCGTCGAAGATGTGATAGACATCGTTCTTAATCTGAAGAAAGTCTTGATTAAAATGCCAGATAGAGAGACTCGGACTTTCCGCATCGATGTCCTGAAAGAAGGCCCAGTAACTGCCGCAGATATTCAAGTTGACCCAGGGGTGGAAATCGTCAATCCAGAACAGCTCATTTGTACGCTTGACCAAAAAAAGCATTTAATGATGGAACTAGAAGTGAAGGTTGGAAGAGGTTTCCTATTAGGCGAATACAACAAGAAACCCGACCAATCCATTGGGGTCATTCCTATCGATTGTCTTTTTTCTCCAGTACGACATGTGAAATATGAGGTGGAAAATACTCGGGTTGGACAGAGGACCGATTACGATAGACTCATTTTTGAAATATGGACCGATGGTAGAATAGGGCCTGATGAGGCAATTGTCCAAGCAGCCGCTATTCTCCAACATCATCTTGATGTTTTTGTTCAATTCGGGAAAGAGCCGGTGGAATTTGAAAAACCAAAACCACCCGTTAAAGAAGAAGAAAATAGGCTTCGAAAGATTCTTAATATGAGCGTCAATGAAATAGAACTTTCAGTCAGAGCAGCTAATTGCTTGAACAACGCCAATATTACTACGGTTGGTCAGCTGGCTATGAAGACGGAAGCGGAAATGCTGAAATATAGAAATTTTGGGAAGAAATCCTTGAATGAGATTAAAGAAAAGCTTGCCGCGCTTGGTCTTTCCCTAGGAATGAAATTCGATCCGAGTATCTTAGAACAACCAGAGGAGAAAACATACAGGGAGTAA
- the rpsD gene encoding 30S ribosomal protein S4 codes for MAKYIGPKAKISRRFNVALFGPSKALERKPYPPGVHGQRATKKKSDYAVALAEKQKLRFMYGIMEKQFRRYFQIAHKKKGVTGEVLFQLLEQRLDNVVYRLCFATSRMEARQLVNHGHIYVNGKKVNIPSYRTKPGDVIEICPKPQSRKLALRNLEAMKGIRIPDWLSLEADNLKGTVNRLPTREEIQPIVNEQLVVELYSK; via the coding sequence ATGGCAAAATATATTGGTCCAAAAGCGAAGATTTCTAGACGGTTTAATGTAGCTTTGTTTGGCCCAAGTAAGGCTTTAGAACGGAAGCCTTATCCACCAGGAGTTCATGGACAGCGGGCTACAAAGAAGAAATCGGATTATGCGGTAGCCTTGGCGGAGAAGCAAAAGTTGAGGTTTATGTATGGGATCATGGAAAAGCAATTTCGAAGGTATTTCCAAATTGCTCATAAAAAGAAAGGAGTAACAGGAGAAGTGCTCTTTCAGCTTCTTGAGCAAAGGTTAGACAACGTCGTCTATAGACTTTGTTTTGCAACCAGTAGAATGGAAGCTAGGCAACTAGTAAACCATGGTCACATATATGTCAACGGCAAGAAGGTGAATATACCAAGTTATAGAACTAAACCGGGGGATGTTATTGAAATTTGCCCTAAGCCTCAATCGAGAAAGTTGGCCTTACGCAATCTTGAAGCCATGAAAGGTATAAGGATTCCCGATTGGCTCTCCCTAGAAGCAGATAATCTAAAGGGGACGGTGAATCGGCTTCCAACCAGGGAAGAAATACAACCTATCGTCAACGAGCAACTGGTTGTGGAGTTGTATTCAAAATGA
- the rpsK gene encoding 30S ribosomal protein S11 encodes MADGNQEKKQKVKKEEGNSQMAPTTELAGKAQNIKKKENQGEDLLSTPLEQEQEKIKIPKVRASKAIYNGIVNILATFNNTIVTITDMSGKTVAWSSAGKCGFRGTKKSTAYVAQLVAQDAARQAMGHGMREVIVKVKGPGTGRESAIRALQAVGLEVTSILDVTPIPHNGCRPKKPRRV; translated from the coding sequence ATGGCAGATGGTAATCAAGAAAAAAAGCAGAAAGTAAAAAAAGAGGAAGGCAATTCTCAGATGGCGCCAACTACAGAGTTGGCAGGAAAAGCTCAGAACATAAAAAAGAAAGAAAACCAGGGGGAAGATTTATTGTCGACGCCATTGGAACAAGAGCAAGAAAAGATAAAGATACCTAAAGTTCGCGCAAGCAAGGCGATTTATAATGGAATAGTGAACATTTTGGCGACCTTTAATAATACTATTGTGACGATCACCGATATGAGTGGGAAAACGGTGGCGTGGTCCAGTGCCGGCAAGTGTGGGTTTCGCGGGACTAAAAAATCCACGGCGTATGTGGCACAGCTGGTTGCACAGGATGCTGCTAGGCAAGCTATGGGACATGGAATGAGAGAGGTCATTGTAAAAGTCAAAGGGCCTGGAACCGGAAGAGAATCGGCGATCAGGGCCTTGCAAGCGGTGGGATTGGAAGTCACCTCAATCTTAGATGTGACTCCAATACCTCATAATGGGTGTCGACCAAAGAAGCCGCGTCGCGTCTAA
- the rpsM gene encoding 30S ribosomal protein S13, with product MARILGVEIPGNKPLIAALPVIYGIGRSRAKLICEQAELNPQMRAKDLTNQQINRIIQVIEENGFVIEGDLRREVQQNIKRLQSIRCYRGLRHIRGLPVRGQRTSTNARTRKGPRKTIGVVRRKEAKKGKV from the coding sequence ATGGCTCGAATTTTAGGTGTAGAAATACCAGGTAACAAGCCTTTGATTGCTGCATTGCCTGTTATCTATGGCATTGGCAGATCGAGGGCAAAGCTCATTTGTGAACAGGCCGAACTCAATCCTCAGATGAGAGCGAAGGACCTGACAAACCAGCAGATTAATCGGATTATACAGGTAATCGAAGAAAATGGTTTTGTCATCGAAGGGGATCTCAGACGAGAGGTTCAACAAAATATAAAAAGATTGCAGTCCATCCGTTGTTATAGAGGATTAAGGCATATCCGTGGGCTTCCTGTAAGAGGACAGAGAACTTCTACGAATGCTAGGACAAGAAAAGGACCTAGAAAAACCATCGGTGTGGTCAGAAGAAAAGAGGCTAAGAAGGGGAAGGTTTAA
- the rpmJ gene encoding 50S ribosomal protein L36 — protein sequence MKVRASVKRRTANCQVVRRKGRIYIINKKNPRLKQRQG from the coding sequence ATGAAAGTAAGAGCTTCAGTAAAAAGACGGACAGCCAATTGTCAAGTCGTTCGAAGAAAAGGAAGAATTTATATTATAAATAAAAAGAATCCTCGCTTGAAACAAAGACAGGGTTAA
- the map gene encoding type I methionyl aminopeptidase — translation MIPIKRGKEIEAMRRSCRVVTEIIEKIRPILAPGITTEEVDKYAAHLIASYGAKSAFLGYRGFPGNICISINEEVVHGIGGKRKIQYGDLVKLDVGIILDGWIGDTAKTYPVGTVDVEDLRLIEVTNKALMLGIAQAQEGNRIGDISSAIERYVLEQGYQVVKEFVGHGVGRKLHEKPHVPNFGKPGQGPKLKAGMIIAIEPMVNKGSGKVLMMPDGWTAVTEDGQRSAHFEHTVLITKNGPEILTLTEDNVELAYHTAF, via the coding sequence GTGATACCCATTAAAAGAGGCAAAGAAATTGAGGCGATGCGGCGTAGCTGCAGAGTCGTCACAGAAATAATAGAAAAAATAAGGCCTATTCTTGCTCCAGGGATCACTACGGAGGAAGTGGATAAGTATGCGGCCCATCTTATCGCATCCTATGGAGCAAAGAGTGCGTTTTTAGGTTATAGAGGCTTTCCTGGAAATATCTGTATATCGATCAATGAAGAAGTGGTCCATGGGATTGGAGGCAAGAGAAAAATCCAGTATGGAGACCTTGTAAAGTTAGATGTAGGTATTATTCTTGATGGGTGGATAGGGGATACAGCCAAGACTTATCCTGTCGGAACGGTTGATGTAGAGGATTTACGGTTAATTGAAGTGACCAACAAAGCCCTTATGCTTGGCATCGCACAGGCGCAAGAAGGGAATAGAATTGGGGATATTTCTTCGGCAATTGAAAGGTATGTTCTTGAGCAAGGCTATCAAGTAGTTAAGGAGTTTGTAGGCCATGGAGTAGGTCGAAAACTCCATGAAAAACCTCACGTTCCGAATTTTGGAAAACCAGGTCAAGGACCCAAGTTAAAAGCAGGAATGATCATAGCCATCGAACCAATGGTTAACAAAGGATCTGGAAAAGTGCTCATGATGCCAGATGGTTGGACCGCTGTTACGGAAGATGGGCAAAGATCAGCTCATTTTGAGCATACCGTTTTGATTACCAAGAATGGCCCGGAAATTTTGACTTTAACCGAAGATAATGTAGAGTTAGCGTATCATACCGCTTTTTAG
- the rpsT gene encoding 30S ribosomal protein S20 yields MPNTKSAEKNQRKSERKRIFNLRAKKELKEQLKQLKALIDAKKKEEALSFFPTIQSLLDRLVKRKKLVANTANRKKKRLLKKIEKISSV; encoded by the coding sequence ATGCCTAATACAAAATCGGCTGAAAAGAACCAACGGAAAAGCGAAAGAAAGCGCATTTTTAATCTAAGAGCGAAGAAAGAATTAAAAGAGCAGTTAAAACAACTCAAGGCATTGATTGATGCCAAAAAGAAAGAGGAAGCTCTGTCTTTTTTCCCCACCATTCAATCCTTACTGGATCGATTGGTTAAAAGAAAGAAGCTTGTAGCCAATACTGCGAATCGAAAGAAGAAACGATTATTGAAAAAAATTGAGAAAATTAGTTCTGTTTGA
- the argS gene encoding arginine--tRNA ligase: MKIPQDWIFEKLKAALSEKFGQTDHIPIVEPCSNPSFGDYQTNIAFLMASQLKENPRKLAEEFARIIGENSVTFYPEVGGNGFINFKVKPKAYLNAFLAIRSDPRLGIEQTKEPQTIVIDFSSPNIAKELHVGHLRSTILGDVLRRLNLFLGHRVIADNHLGDWGTQFGMVLLGYKKYGNPLDLAEKPLEYLEGLYVRIQKEAKESESIKEEAKRELQKLQSGDSENLKLWDVFVHASLKELDKIYQKLNVKFDYSLGESVYNPMLPGVVEALLQKGIARYSEGAVCVFFNKDFPELVDKPMLIQKTDGAYLYATTDIATLLFRLSNWQAHKIIYVTDSRQKLHFQQLFALARLLGINIQLEHVYFGSILGEDKKPLKTREGTSIKLRELLEEAVNRAYQIIDEKRKDLSEDKKREIANAVGIGALKYADLSQNRILDYIFSWEKLLSLEGNTAPYLLNAHVRICSILKKAASSSCGSTLGFTSLKFETDTLHPQEIELMKAVLSFKYSLFLAAKENSPHHLCNYLYHLAKVFHKFYEQCPVLGASTESSKQLRLAFCDFTQRTLSLGLELLGIEPLKEM; this comes from the coding sequence ATGAAAATTCCTCAAGATTGGATTTTTGAAAAACTAAAAGCAGCCCTTTCTGAAAAATTTGGTCAAACCGACCATATTCCAATAGTCGAACCCTGTTCCAATCCTTCCTTTGGAGATTATCAAACCAATATCGCATTTCTAATGGCCAGTCAACTCAAAGAAAATCCAAGGAAATTAGCCGAAGAGTTTGCGAGGATCATTGGAGAAAACTCCGTAACTTTTTATCCTGAAGTCGGAGGCAATGGATTCATTAATTTTAAAGTAAAACCAAAGGCTTACCTGAATGCTTTCCTTGCAATCCGTTCCGACCCTCGACTTGGCATTGAACAGACTAAAGAGCCACAGACAATCGTGATCGATTTTTCAAGCCCAAATATCGCAAAAGAATTACATGTAGGCCATCTTCGCAGCACGATTCTTGGAGATGTCTTAAGAAGACTCAATCTTTTTTTAGGCCATCGTGTCATTGCGGACAATCATCTTGGAGATTGGGGAACACAGTTTGGAATGGTGCTTTTAGGATACAAAAAATACGGCAATCCGCTTGATTTAGCCGAAAAACCCTTGGAGTATCTGGAAGGACTCTATGTGAGAATCCAAAAAGAAGCAAAAGAATCTGAAAGCATTAAGGAAGAAGCAAAAAGAGAATTACAAAAATTACAGTCTGGTGACAGCGAAAACTTAAAACTTTGGGATGTCTTTGTCCATGCTTCCCTAAAAGAATTAGACAAAATTTATCAAAAGCTTAATGTAAAATTCGATTATTCCCTTGGAGAAAGCGTGTATAATCCTATGCTTCCAGGGGTTGTCGAAGCACTTCTTCAAAAAGGGATTGCTCGATACAGCGAAGGGGCCGTTTGTGTGTTTTTCAACAAAGACTTCCCAGAATTAGTTGATAAGCCCATGCTCATCCAAAAAACTGATGGCGCCTATCTGTATGCCACAACGGATATTGCTACCCTTCTTTTCCGTTTGAGTAACTGGCAAGCCCATAAAATCATATATGTCACTGACTCAAGACAAAAACTGCACTTCCAGCAACTTTTTGCCCTTGCTCGACTACTCGGCATCAATATTCAGCTCGAACACGTTTATTTCGGATCGATCCTTGGAGAAGACAAAAAACCTCTCAAAACTAGGGAAGGAACATCAATAAAGCTAAGGGAGCTTTTAGAGGAAGCGGTCAATCGAGCCTACCAGATTATAGATGAAAAAAGAAAGGATTTGTCTGAGGATAAAAAAAGAGAGATAGCCAATGCTGTCGGAATAGGGGCTTTGAAATACGCCGATCTTTCTCAAAATCGAATCCTCGATTATATTTTTAGCTGGGAAAAACTCCTTTCTCTTGAAGGGAATACCGCACCTTATCTTCTAAACGCCCATGTTCGAATTTGCTCTATTTTAAAAAAAGCTGCTTCCTCTAGTTGTGGTTCTACCCTAGGTTTTACCTCTTTAAAATTCGAAACCGACACCCTCCACCCTCAAGAAATAGAACTGATGAAAGCGGTTTTAAGCTTCAAATATTCCTTATTCCTTGCAGCCAAAGAAAATAGCCCGCACCATCTTTGTAACTATCTCTATCACCTGGCAAAAGTCTTTCACAAATTCTATGAACAATGCCCTGTCTTAGGTGCATCGACGGAATCCTCAAAGCAGCTACGCCTAGCCTTTTGCGACTTTACGCAACGCACCCTTTCTTTAGGACTAGAGCTTTTAGGCATCGAGCCTTTGAAAGAAATGTAA
- a CDS encoding PAS domain-containing sensor histidine kinase codes for MDNGWLDEEKRCTFTISQCLQGEVEPSYCSIAQWIFNVIHNIAEGLLVLDSEGNIKLSNKAAEELFGYYRMELFRKPFVELLAPPYRQKWIRTFLAKKKKKPINQYELLGQKKDKTTFFMEISVSEVFLKEGKVLSVLVRDIRERKALEKAALEASEHERQRIGQDIHDSLCQLLIGIEFKAQFLSQELREKSAVGHELASEIAKLAREAATSARDIAKGLAPLAMSTSDLIASLMDLAQNTGKNTPITCQFHLIGEPVVPNPSFAIQLYRIAQEAVNNVIKHSGASHVDITFGETSGTVFLQVEDNGIGMKMKEGINKGLGFRSMLYRAGMIGANLSIDSLPGKGTKIICSLPSFQNTKTNG; via the coding sequence ATGGATAACGGATGGCTCGATGAAGAGAAAAGATGTACTTTTACTATTTCTCAATGTCTTCAAGGAGAAGTAGAACCTTCTTACTGTAGTATCGCTCAATGGATTTTTAATGTTATCCATAATATTGCCGAAGGGTTACTTGTTTTAGATAGTGAAGGGAACATTAAGCTTTCCAATAAGGCCGCTGAAGAGCTTTTCGGCTATTATAGAATGGAACTTTTTCGCAAACCCTTCGTCGAACTCCTTGCCCCTCCCTATCGCCAGAAGTGGATCCGAACCTTTTTAGCTAAAAAGAAAAAAAAACCAATCAACCAATATGAACTTTTAGGTCAAAAGAAAGACAAAACAACTTTTTTCATGGAGATCTCGGTGAGCGAAGTCTTCTTAAAGGAAGGAAAAGTTTTAAGCGTTCTTGTAAGGGATATTAGAGAAAGAAAAGCTCTAGAAAAGGCAGCCTTAGAAGCTAGCGAACACGAAAGACAAAGAATAGGCCAAGACATTCATGATAGTCTCTGCCAGTTATTGATTGGTATTGAGTTTAAAGCTCAGTTTTTATCCCAAGAACTTCGAGAAAAGTCAGCCGTAGGTCATGAGCTAGCCTCTGAAATCGCCAAGTTAGCTAGAGAAGCAGCAACTTCAGCTCGGGACATAGCTAAAGGACTAGCGCCACTGGCGATGTCTACCTCCGATCTGATTGCTTCCTTAATGGACTTGGCTCAAAATACGGGGAAAAACACCCCCATCACCTGTCAGTTTCATTTGATTGGAGAACCTGTTGTTCCCAACCCTTCTTTTGCTATCCAACTTTATCGAATCGCCCAAGAAGCTGTTAATAACGTGATCAAACACTCCGGGGCCTCGCACGTCGACATCACTTTTGGGGAGACATCCGGAACGGTTTTTCTTCAAGTGGAAGACAATGGCATTGGGATGAAAATGAAAGAGGGGATAAATAAAGGGTTAGGTTTCCGGTCGATGCTCTATCGTGCGGGAATGATCGGTGCTAATTTGAGTATCGATTCTCTGCCTGGAAAAGGGACAAAAATCATTTGCAGTTTGCCTTCTTTCCAAAATACTAAAACCAATGGGTAA
- a CDS encoding response regulator transcription factor yields MMKERSTETKKRGVLIVDDHAVLREGLAHIIGTDPSLYVCGMAENAQKGFELVEKLKPDIVLVDISLPGKSGLELVKDIHAIYPEIPILVLSMHEESLFAERLLRAGARGYLMKSEGGEKLLQAINRILEGNIFVSDEISSRILEGFTGKKSSPFKASPLGKLSDRELEVFQLIGKGLSSRQIAEQLHLSIKTVEAYRASIKQKLKLQSGTELVHYAISWHQTNISSGQTDF; encoded by the coding sequence ATGATGAAGGAACGATCTACCGAAACCAAAAAAAGAGGGGTGCTCATCGTTGACGATCATGCCGTACTCCGAGAGGGTTTAGCGCATATTATTGGAACAGATCCATCCCTCTATGTATGCGGAATGGCTGAAAATGCGCAAAAGGGATTTGAACTTGTCGAAAAGTTAAAACCAGATATTGTTCTAGTTGATATTTCCTTACCAGGCAAAAGCGGTCTGGAGCTTGTCAAAGACATTCATGCTATTTACCCTGAAATTCCGATTCTGGTGCTCTCCATGCATGAAGAATCACTGTTTGCTGAAAGGCTGTTAAGAGCAGGTGCTAGAGGCTACTTAATGAAATCGGAAGGGGGTGAAAAACTACTGCAAGCTATCAACAGGATTCTAGAGGGCAACATTTTTGTTAGTGATGAAATTTCTTCCAGGATCCTAGAAGGCTTTACAGGGAAAAAAAGCTCACCTTTCAAGGCTAGCCCTTTAGGAAAATTGAGCGATAGGGAACTGGAAGTCTTTCAATTGATCGGCAAAGGACTTAGCTCCAGACAGATTGCCGAACAGCTGCATTTAAGTATCAAAACTGTCGAGGCTTATAGAGCTAGTATCAAACAAAAATTAAAACTACAGAGTGGCACTGAGCTGGTTCATTATGCCATCTCATGGCATCAAACAAATATTTCTTCTGGGCAAACAGATTTTTAA